ATAGATAAAGTAACACAAAGCTACAAGCTCTACACTTATTTTAGGATAATCAATGTTGATTTCTTTAATGAACATCGTGACCCAGAAAAAGTGTTGGAGTAGTGTTTCAGTTACCAAATCCAGGAGTGTATGTTACACCAGTTGAAGGTAACCAAAGATCCCCCAGAAGGAGATTGGCCACAGTGAAGTTATAAGCCTGGCTAGAATCCTTTATGACATGGTACCCTGGCCATTTCACTCTGTTATCAACCCTAGCTCCTGGTCCATAATTCTTGTACTCTCCAAAGTACAAAGTGTCCAAATACAATGATCCTTCCCACTCTAGCCACCCTTCTGGGCTTAACACCTCACTTATGTAAGACTGCATGAAAACAGCTCTAGAATAATTCTTCCACGGTCTGCCAAGGTACGTTGAGGTGGTGTTAACTGAGGGCAGAAGGTCATGGTCTGCTGAAATGTTGCAGAATTGGATGGAGAAGCCAGATGATCCATAAGGCAACGTTTCTCCTTGAGCTGTGATTGTGTTCTTCTGTTTATCTATCCCTTTCTTCACCAGTATTGTGCAGTTCTGGAACACTGCACTGGCATGTCCAAATATGAAATCCACAGTACCACTAATTTTGCATTCTCTGTAAAATTGGCGCAAGGAGTGGGCATAGAGGCTGTCTTGGTAGCCAAAAATCCCACATCGGAGAAACACAGAAAGGTCAGAGTCTGATCTCAGTGCAACAGACTGGTTTCTTTCGGGTCCTGCAGTGTTCCTGAAGGAAATGTCTGTTGCTATGAATCCTCTCCCATTCACAGCTTCACATTAAAAGAAGGTAAAAGAATAATAATCAAACCAGACAAACTAAATTAGTGTAAAATTCGAAACcaaacatattttttagttcTTAGTATTACTACTGAAGTTTCCTTACCAAAGGTAGCAGTTCTGTATGTAGTTAAATTTTTAGTACGGCTGAGGTTACCGGAGATAACAGTATCATCCAGGCCTTCTCCAATCATCATAATgttccattttttcttcttaatctCAACATTCTCGGTGTACAAGCCCTTCTTTATGTGTATCACAAAGCGTCTCATGCTATATTCAGGAGCTGCATTCACAGCGTCCATCACCGTAGTAAAGTTACCACTCCCATCAGCAGCAACAACGGCATCCACAGGCATCGTTTTGCTCTGCAGCAGCGGTTCAACCAATGCAGGAACTTCGTCCATTATGAAAGAATTCGAACCAACCTGGTTCACCAGCTTTTTGAGCAACAACGTCGCTTCCTTAATTCCATCGTATATCACATCCTTCACATTCCCCCCTGTATCTTCAAAACCATCCATGCACGTGTCTGTGTTCGCAAGTACACCACTTAGCCATGTCCTCAAATCAGAGCTCAGATTCCCAGTACTGTTATGCTTCCCTGCCATGCCACAAATATTATACCTTTTCTACTAACTAACATAAATGAGATTATATATGAAAGACTCATGGAGAATTTGTGTGGTTTTATAGAACCTTGAGATAAAGATGATACCTTGGGGACTTTCTACTGTGGAAATGGACCAGCTCAGTTCATCAACTGACAAGTCCAACAACTCAAGACATGCGACAACGGCATCAGAACGAGGAAACTCACTCTTGACATTGCTGAACTCAGATTTGAGAGTGGAGGTAACATTTTGCAAAACATCACCTACTTTTCTCACGGAGCTTACGAATTCGGAAGGAGAAACTTTGAGCGTGTGGAGTATCGCCAAATCACAGGGAGcaaagaaaatgatgaagatgaatgtgGCAGCCAGTTGTTTTGTCCAGAAAACAGCCATTGAAATGAACTGCACAAGACGTTGGAGAAAACTTTTAGTAACTCATACAGCTAAATATTGTGTTTTGGACGCAGAATTTATAGACAATGAAACGCTGTAATATCTATAATCTCCAAAacttatgaaaatatatatttgttaccTCACTATTTAAGTTAATAATTAgaatttatatgttaaaaatcatttataagagtgttattcaaatataatattttcaatatatattattacctAAAATAAAAGTGGATTTAACTAatgtaaaaatgaaagaaattaatatctaatttatttaaaatgttttatctttttttatcatcatcaacttCATGTTTATctaaagataaactaaaaacttCAAGAATTTCagaataaatttaactaaaatcaTCTCCAGCTGCATCTcatctttcttatttttatcacttCTAAAAAACACATTAACGCCATGTCAAAATTGCAAGAAAGGTTTCTTAAATTGAACACTTAGTGATGTCGAACACAATGACACTCCATTGAGAAACTTTGTGCTTCATACTAtagataataatttttgtgaTAGAGAAAAGAAGTACTAAGATGGATTTCTGTGAATGTTGCAAGTTTTGCAAAGAATGAAGAATAATTGAACCATAAAAAGTGTCATATATTTGCAAAAAAGGATATGAAATTTGAAGATGTTTGGTTGATGTATATGAAAAGCTATGTTTCTGGAAAACAGGTTGAGTAAGTATAGAAGAGGGCATTTTTAGAATGAAGTGATTTTGCAAAAATTGCAGAAAATCCAAATTGGATTGGTACTAGCCAGCAAAGCACTGGCAGATAGCAGATTTGACCTGGGTTTGTGAATAAAGTGGTGAGCACCAGCATAGCATGTATATAGAGGGTAATTTggattataataataaaagtaattattcgAGATGAATATGGTCTAATAAGCTTTTATTACTAATAACAACAAAATCACAATAATAAAGGAATGTAATTTGATGTAATTActaataaagatatttttactaatattGCATAAGTATATGTGAAGTTTAACtgtaaaagaaagaagaaaaataatattgaaattgtCTTATTGAAAAGCTCGTAATAGTGGGAGAGTGAGTGCCAACCATCTTTCtcttatgtattataatttataaatttaatagtacttttaagatataaatatgtttttgtcacttaaatatatatatatgttcgaAGCTGTATTTTGGTCtcgatttattttttttacttttgatcTGTAAAAATTTCGTTTTTGAATTTgggttttgttattttgttttagattttgtaAAACATATTTCATCTCTGTCCTTgcaaaatgtaatttaattttaatttttgtagaaTATATTGAAGTGGTTAATGAACTTATAAAACCATTAAAATTTAggctaaaacaaaacaataatggttattattatttttcaaagattAAAAGTTAACCAAAACCTTACGAGTATTTTAATCAGCTAACCAAAAGAATTGCATTTTACGTATAAAAATACACTTATTAAACATttctcaaataataattttatattcataactTATAATACTAACAAATGACCAAATAAATTTGCAAAATGAATGTGATATCatgttaaaagataaattttagaCCTAATTCAATTCTTACAAAATCAATCTTTTAAAAATGaggtttaaatttatttatatattataaattgttcTTATATTTAGAGAAAAAAGTATCCTATAATAGTTAATCAAACTTTATACGCCATTTTATGCGATTGAAAGAGGAAGGGATTTACTCCAAAATGAAGATGATCTGAATGTGTTTGAAATGCCTTAAATAGTAATCAAATATACCacacttattatattatattttacatattatttcaGTTATGCACTTAATGTATACTCAAGATTCTATCTTATAGTTTGgatttgttataataataataagatgtaAAGTGAGATAATCAATTGAAACATAATTCTTATTATATAGGAGGTTATCTTTCAGAATATAATTTGACTGATAAAAGTGTATGTATTTGATCTCTTCTATTGCACGGAAAAGCCAAattcttttatactttttaatactgtttgtttatatttgaatatgGTTCGAATGTTATTTATAGGTGAATTTTTTTAGTTGTGTTTAAATCTTCATCTTTTTCCTccacaattaaattaaagattatttacttaataaaaaatataatacaaggttatattttttcataaaaaacaTTAGACATTTATTGTGTGTTTCCGTTATTGttacttttaatataagaaTTATAGTTCAtgttttacaattaaataaaatattatttaattaattaaaaataataatacattagaggtgatattctttataaaaatattaaaaatttattgttcGTTTAGGTAGATGTTAAAGATAGAATTCAttttagagttaaatatgttttcagtctttgtaattaaattttgatcaattttcatctctctctccctttaaaaaaattttacatGTAGTCCTTCACAACCaacaatgttaatatttttctaaagtgGCTAATGGTATGCCGCATAACCTACAACATATAATAACATATGGTTGTCacatgtataattttattttttgaattaaaattaacttttgataCTTGTCCAACGAGGAcggttaagaagtgaactttaaacctaactcaactccacaaaatcgGCTTTTAAGTTGAGATTTgaacccacttatatattataaattggctttatctctagtcgaggtgggacttccaacatacCCCCTCACGTCGAGGTATAAACATCATTTCGAGCGTGAGACTAggcattaatgggtggtccgataatggCTCGATATCTGGTGAAACAACATGcgcaacaaacaacaaatatcactaattaagatagactctaaccatagctctgataccatgttaagaagtggactttaagcctaactctaCCCCACAAAATCGTCttttaaggtgaggtttgcacccacttatatattataaattggtcttatctcttgtggatgtgagacttccaacaaggACTACCATGTTGCAATTTCCCTCATTCACCTAGAATTAGGTTTTCTGTGATTGGACATGAGAGTGGTTAGGGGTGGTCCGAAGTCGACGACGATGTTTGATGGCGTTTTGTGATTCTGTTTTAGATCTGAAGAAACGTGATTTGGAGTTTTTGTCTTCCCGTGGATTCTGATTTAATTTGCAGGTTTGCTTTGATTACACGATTTGCGATTGGGAGGCGCGACTTAGTTTACAATTTATGCGAtgttgaagatgatggaggtGTGAAATAATTGTTCACGATTAGGGTTTCAATTTGGGGGTTGTCTAAGATAACATTGTGGTGGACAAACATTCTGGATTTTGTATTGGGGTTTTGCAGGTGGGTGCGATCCTAGGAAAGGCGTTTTCTTCAAAGCATATAGAAATGGACCTGAGTCATGCTATACTGAAACTACGGTTCtataattactaaaattatatttcaacaaGTTCGAAAATTATAGGTATTGAACATCATTATGATTACGAAAAAGCTTGCTACTTGTGGAACTTACGAAAATTAAGGATATCTGTAATATACTTGTTTGCATATTCAAGATTGTAATCTTTCTCCAAAATCTCTGCAATGGCCAACACAAGTCCATGTGGTGGTCtctaatgataatttttttttcatagccAAAACTCTTTTCATTACAATAAAAGCCTCGTCTGTTTTCTTCCAACTCATATATCCTTTTATAAGAATTTTCATTGTCTTATAGTTTGAACAAGCACCCTTTTACAATGTGTGGAGATGTAATgattcaacttcttccattaaTTTATCCCTCACATATGCACCCAAAAGAACATTAAAGACTCTGATATCATACTTCTAACAATTAGATTATCATTATGAGAAGATTCTCTTGACTTGCAGAATGTCTGCAAGCTTAATAACTTAGACTAATTTAAATATACCAATATTCTCAAATTTGGGTGTCAAAAGCGATGAACAAAATTGGAAGCAATAAACGGCACAAGAAAATTGAACCTCAAGCGCGTGGTGGTAGCGCTTTGATTTGTGCAAAGATCTATAGGTTGTGGTTGCGATTCGTCATGGTTGAGGATTCGCGGTGATTCGCGAAGTAGTCGCTTGTATTAATGGGTGGTGACTAACGGTGGTTCATGATGTTACGGTTTCTGGTGGAGAATATGATATTGTGGTGGCCTATCATTAGTCATCACTACACATGTCTTGAGGATTGGCATATTGTTAGCCACGTCATAAAAAACCTAACATCGTTGATTATGAAAAACTACATCTCAGTCTTTTTAAAAAGAGAGatgaaaatatatcaatattttgaaaaaaaatgaaaactaaaatcacaatttaaaagcaaaaacatatttaacccgtaatatttcatagtttattttattaaaaagttaagtGGTAGTCATGTTAATTAGTTCACTTATGATAAaaagttttatcttttagataggtttttaaaaagtttaagatACTATTTTAAATTAGGATTTGATTATggaaaagtaataataattataattttattattactaatgcaacatcccaaaaatatagctgtaaactatatttaagagttcttacatttacaataaaatagaacagttacaggaaataaaattaacttacaaCTGTcataaaataaccataaatttaaaacttactAAAATCCTACTCTTAATACAAATCATAAAAACCTACCGATCGATCATACAAGAGATGTATCAATCGAGCGGTCTTATCCTAAGGGGTTGAAGACTCCTCGCTCAGCACCTGCTCTAGAGAACCTTCTTTAcactctgctcacacccacaaggtgatcattgcaaggacgtAGACGACCGAACGGACAAAATcacaagacaggaaaataagggtaagctaatgtaatttaattatgcaaacatacatacatttcTTACAAGTACAACCAATGCATAATCGAGCACTACAACACACCAAAACAAATACATATAAGCATATACAAACTGAACATTATACTTCATGCACAAACCAAACACCGGACTTGGctatccggattgtatgaatatgtagcttgaggtCGTTCATCCACtcgggtggtgtagtaactgaaAAACCATCAGCTGCTACCCGAGGTTAGTTCGTTATAACTCACCTAagaacctatgggctaggacctcctaccattctcacacaataccttacccatctctacttgagaattggtaatcatcagaatatcaggatgaattccgtgaatttcactatccatattcatactataaCACCACTTTGATACACTTTTCACTGAGACATTTACCACTTCAATACACTTTTcat
This Vigna angularis cultivar LongXiaoDou No.4 chromosome 4, ASM1680809v1, whole genome shotgun sequence DNA region includes the following protein-coding sequences:
- the LOC108330693 gene encoding pectinesterase/pectinesterase inhibitor PPE8B, translating into MAVFWTKQLAATFIFIIFFAPCDLAILHTLKVSPSEFVSSVRKVGDVLQNVTSTLKSEFSNVKSEFPRSDAVVACLELLDLSVDELSWSISTVESPQGKHNSTGNLSSDLRTWLSGVLANTDTCMDGFEDTGGNVKDVIYDGIKEATLLLKKLVNQVGSNSFIMDEVPALVEPLLQSKTMPVDAVVAADGSGNFTTVMDAVNAAPEYSMRRFVIHIKKGLYTENVEIKKKKWNIMMIGEGLDDTVISGNLSRTKNLTTYRTATFAVNGRGFIATDISFRNTAGPERNQSVALRSDSDLSVFLRCGIFGYQDSLYAHSLRQFYRECKISGTVDFIFGHASAVFQNCTILVKKGIDKQKNTITAQGETLPYGSSGFSIQFCNISADHDLLPSVNTTSTYLGRPWKNYSRAVFMQSYISEVLSPEGWLEWEGSLYLDTLYFGEYKNYGPGARVDNRVKWPGYHVIKDSSQAYNFTVANLLLGDLWLPSTGVTYTPGFGN